The following are encoded in a window of Candidatus Binataceae bacterium genomic DNA:
- a CDS encoding SCO family protein, with amino-acid sequence MCKGVCEMMVAEMRSVASALLPGAAAEATMLMVTPDPANDRTPQLLQYAKNQEPPNKGWILANGSEDRIKPLIRVYWVTHEAQMTP; translated from the coding sequence ATATGTAAAGGGGTATGCGAGATGATGGTCGCCGAGATGCGCTCGGTGGCTTCTGCCCTGTTACCGGGGGCCGCCGCCGAGGCGACGATGCTCATGGTCACCCCTGATCCGGCCAACGACCGGACGCCGCAGCTGCTGCAGTATGCAAAGAACCAGGAACCGCCCAACAAGGGATGGATTCTTGCGAACGGCTCTGAAGATAGAATCAAGCCGCTGATACGCGTCTACTGGGTCACGCACGAGGCTCAGATGACGCCATGA
- a CDS encoding alpha/beta hydrolase: MTGVRMYYEVHGEDGSPVVVIHGFQGDHLLMGGFVRMLQARNRVLLFDQRGTGQSDKPDEPYTVELIADETVELMKHAGFSPAHVVGCSMGGVIAQEEVVLRHPDQVLSLVLGCTTSDVRRLSERDASASADMTSATASTATDRQYTASERATAVASVLFACGFIESHPEVVLELVRQREALPLNQVGVKRRGESLVSWGGTTDRLSAVHCPTLVITGAEDRMVPPHLSSDLADAIPGAKLVVVPDAGHGFWIERPMETETALTTFLDGVGTKK, from the coding sequence GTGACTGGCGTACGAATGTATTACGAAGTGCATGGCGAGGATGGGTCGCCTGTTGTCGTGATCCACGGCTTCCAAGGTGACCACCTGCTAATGGGCGGCTTCGTTCGAATGCTCCAGGCGCGGAACCGTGTCCTTTTGTTTGATCAGCGGGGTACCGGCCAGAGCGACAAACCTGACGAACCCTATACGGTGGAGCTGATCGCGGACGAGACCGTAGAGTTGATGAAGCACGCGGGCTTCAGCCCGGCGCATGTGGTGGGTTGTTCGATGGGTGGAGTGATCGCGCAGGAGGAGGTCGTTCTTCGGCATCCGGACCAGGTTCTAAGCCTCGTCCTCGGCTGTACGACGTCCGACGTGCGGCGCTTGAGCGAAAGGGACGCATCAGCATCAGCAGACATGACTTCGGCGACCGCCTCGACCGCGACGGACCGCCAGTATACGGCCTCCGAGCGCGCGACGGCTGTGGCCAGCGTGCTCTTTGCGTGCGGCTTCATCGAATCTCACCCTGAGGTCGTACTGGAGCTGGTGCGACAGCGTGAAGCGCTACCTCTCAACCAGGTTGGTGTAAAGCGGCGAGGGGAATCCTTGGTGTCGTGGGGTGGCACGACCGATCGTCTCTCGGCGGTGCATTGCCCGACCCTGGTCATCACCGGGGCCGAAGACAGAATGGTCCCGCCCCATCTCTCTTCAGACTTGGCCGATGCTATTCCAGGAGCCAAGCTGGTAGTCGTTCCGGACGCCGGCCACGGCTTTTGGATTGAGAGACCCATGGAGACCGAGACCGCTTTGACCACGTTCCTCGATGGGGTAGGGACAAAGAAGTAG